Proteins encoded by one window of Nitrincola iocasae:
- a CDS encoding multicopper oxidase family protein: MKRRDFMRLGALGLLTLTPLTTFAMSKHHQGSATNLRVRQLPEHLPLRQLPEIENFSSSTDFKTRLTLAPTPVELTGPEHTALWLYNNQITPLIQVTEGDSVEIQVDNHLHQPTTVHWHGLNIPNSEDRGPHDLIAPNQSRTYRFQVKQGNAGLHWFHPHPHDYLADQIAHSMAGAFLVKPYQDPLPADLPAYLLMVTDLRLDSQGQVAPHTHVDWMNGREGDILLVNGQRNPKLELAPGSTLRLRMINACAGRYLRLILDKHPIQLIGTDGGYLEQSVELDELLLVPGQRCDLLIKLSDEPNQTFALQKLPYDRNWMGPVPAHYLIPETLMTLATNSDSPAPARVLPQRLTEIKPLAEAEVRRQIELSEVMSNHAMVSMSQEGDDQQSVASHQQGHGNHGNKAQHRPASMMTGRPPVEFLINGESFTPGQIMFTGKVGQLEEWEIFNNSHMDHPFHVHGTHFQVVAEQDAAGVWQTPDYLAWRDTVNVQPNQRLKLRLVFDEPGEWMFHCHIIEHEELGMMASILVQ, from the coding sequence ATGAAACGTAGAGACTTTATGCGCCTGGGTGCGCTGGGGCTTTTAACCCTGACACCCCTTACTACTTTTGCCATGTCCAAACACCATCAGGGTAGTGCTACTAACCTTAGGGTGCGGCAATTACCTGAACACCTACCGCTAAGACAACTACCGGAAATAGAAAACTTTTCTTCCAGCACTGATTTTAAAACCCGGCTCACCTTGGCACCAACGCCAGTGGAACTGACGGGGCCGGAGCACACTGCGCTCTGGCTGTACAACAACCAGATCACCCCGCTGATCCAGGTAACTGAAGGAGATAGCGTAGAGATCCAGGTGGATAACCACCTGCATCAACCAACCACTGTACACTGGCATGGTCTGAACATTCCAAACTCAGAAGATCGCGGCCCGCATGACCTGATAGCCCCTAACCAAAGCCGGACTTACCGCTTTCAGGTGAAACAGGGTAACGCAGGGCTTCACTGGTTTCATCCCCACCCACATGATTACCTGGCCGACCAAATCGCACACAGCATGGCGGGCGCCTTTCTGGTTAAGCCCTACCAGGACCCCTTACCTGCGGATCTGCCTGCCTATTTGCTGATGGTAACTGACCTGCGACTGGACTCTCAGGGACAGGTTGCCCCACATACCCATGTGGACTGGATGAACGGTCGTGAGGGCGATATCTTGCTGGTGAATGGTCAGCGTAACCCTAAACTGGAACTGGCACCCGGCAGTACCCTACGACTGCGGATGATCAATGCCTGCGCCGGACGCTACCTGCGTCTTATACTAGACAAGCACCCGATACAACTGATCGGTACCGACGGCGGTTATCTGGAGCAGTCGGTAGAGCTGGATGAGCTGTTACTGGTGCCCGGTCAACGTTGTGATCTGTTGATCAAGCTTAGTGATGAGCCCAATCAAACCTTTGCGTTGCAAAAGCTCCCCTATGACCGCAATTGGATGGGGCCTGTACCTGCACATTATCTCATACCAGAAACTTTGATGACTCTGGCAACCAACTCCGATTCTCCGGCCCCTGCAAGGGTACTGCCGCAACGCTTAACTGAGATTAAACCCTTAGCAGAAGCCGAGGTTCGTCGTCAGATAGAGCTGTCAGAAGTTATGTCCAACCATGCCATGGTTTCAATGAGTCAGGAGGGTGACGATCAGCAGAGTGTCGCTAGTCACCAACAAGGTCATGGCAACCACGGCAACAAAGCGCAACATAGACCTGCAAGCATGATGACAGGGCGGCCCCCGGTTGAGTTTTTAATCAATGGCGAGTCTTTTACCCCCGGCCAGATCATGTTTACCGGTAAAGTTGGACAGCTTGAAGAATGGGAAATTTTCAACAACTCACATATGGACCATCCTTTCCATGTTCACGGCACCCATTTTCAGGTAGTTGCTGAACAGGATGCCGCCGGGGTATGGCAAACACCGGATTACCTCGCTTGGCGGGACACAGTGAATGTGCAACCAAACCAGCGCCTGAAACTACGACTGGTATTTGATGAACCCGGGGAGTGGATGTTCCACTGCCATATTATTGAACACGAAGAACTAGGTATGATGGCCAGTATACTGGTGCAATAA
- a CDS encoding MOSC domain-containing protein — translation MADVVVTDLFIYPVKSCAPLRVSRAWVGPQGLDADRRYMVTDPAGQFITARRYPALTHLLATPVGAGLMLAAEGFPALQLQPADFPEVYQDVVVWKQTVAAQSCGASANAWISHFLGIDCQLVYFGQQSQRPVKDCDDAQVGFADGYPLLLTSEASLDWLQTRCPVPVDKQQFRANLVVSGSLPFAEDGWLDIAIGDMRLRAHAPCERCKLITLPPGSREFDQTQEPLRTLLAHRRLEQGGAIFGQNLLVLQPGLIATGMKLEVLSNKAPPVLRGS, via the coding sequence ATGGCTGATGTGGTTGTAACAGATCTGTTTATCTATCCGGTGAAATCCTGTGCGCCGCTACGGGTGAGCCGTGCCTGGGTGGGACCGCAGGGACTGGATGCTGACCGGCGTTATATGGTGACTGATCCTGCTGGGCAGTTTATTACCGCACGACGTTATCCGGCTTTAACTCATCTGCTGGCTACCCCTGTAGGAGCCGGGTTGATGCTGGCGGCTGAAGGCTTTCCCGCACTGCAGCTGCAACCGGCTGACTTTCCTGAGGTGTATCAGGATGTTGTGGTCTGGAAGCAGACGGTTGCCGCCCAGTCCTGTGGTGCCAGTGCTAATGCCTGGATCAGCCATTTTCTGGGTATCGACTGCCAACTGGTGTATTTTGGTCAGCAAAGCCAACGGCCAGTTAAGGATTGTGACGATGCACAGGTGGGTTTTGCGGATGGCTACCCGCTGTTGCTAACCTCCGAGGCATCGCTTGACTGGTTGCAGACACGTTGCCCTGTGCCTGTGGATAAGCAGCAGTTCAGAGCTAATCTGGTGGTGTCCGGTAGTCTTCCGTTTGCCGAAGATGGTTGGCTGGATATTGCCATCGGTGATATGCGCCTTCGTGCTCATGCACCCTGTGAGCGTTGTAAGTTGATTACTCTGCCACCCGGCAGTCGCGAGTTTGATCAGACACAGGAGCCTTTACGGACGCTGCTGGCGCATCGACGGCTGGAACAGGGAGGTGCAATTTTTGGGCAGAATCTGCTGGTGTTGCAGCCGGGACTTATTGCGACGGGGATGAAGCTGGAGGTGCTCTCGAACAAAGCACCTCCGGTGTTGCGTGGATCATGA
- a CDS encoding DUF411 domain-containing protein — translation MKTKFAIITTALLSTLLLILISSNSAAEPAMQVYKSETCGCCHAWIEHIEAAGITVESTNLSNINSKKMELGVPPQLASCHTAVIDGYVIEGHVPASDILRLLREKPAVTGLTVPGMPHGSPGMETGREDPYQVLAFDAEDTNLQIWSEYNQP, via the coding sequence ATGAAAACTAAGTTTGCAATAATCACTACAGCTCTCCTCAGCACCCTGTTGCTGATCCTGATCAGTAGTAACAGCGCAGCTGAACCCGCCATGCAGGTTTACAAAAGTGAAACCTGTGGCTGCTGTCACGCCTGGATTGAGCATATCGAAGCGGCAGGTATTACTGTTGAAAGCACCAATTTAAGCAACATTAACAGCAAAAAAATGGAGCTGGGAGTGCCGCCACAGCTGGCATCCTGCCATACCGCGGTAATTGATGGCTATGTGATCGAAGGGCATGTTCCAGCCTCGGATATCCTTCGCCTGCTGCGCGAAAAACCGGCCGTTACCGGCCTCACAGTACCCGGCATGCCGCATGGCTCACCGGGTATGGAAACCGGGCGGGAAGATCCTTATCAGGTGCTGGCATTTGATGCCGAGGACACCAACCTGCAGATCTGGTCAGAGTATAATCAACCCTGA
- a CDS encoding DUF4123 domain-containing protein has product MKPYLGFCHLSQGDNLFTLISAALCNHANEFETLISTEIAKNGYWLHWVNDVHPADQWLLKHPDEWGDVLLCSLSEACPIVLGPLEPLNNTPQPGVNILDIEHLEPIEALDSQLGVDPKKYVPDILRDALFDQPTPTDAEQLHYQQAVPVMKTYALLDAAKMPYLLPDILQSSGLHYESLFQGTLQDEISHHAPYLVELEQDHRLTRQLFTGPQGILGLWEKSLGIFIRTRAEFSALRHHLRKFTRLQNAQGKGYFFRFWEKTSLPALTHGQPAELAEALLQDTSYLGQFWLIPLPEDNKVITCKRHPDRHGQPTRPAKITEEILAAFDTHLEQFQDQLMIDNALKHFANNELTPPAPDQAHLLNLLAFLRTEGFSDKEKRQEALDRYTHAYSLGLADQALAIFKESAQGPAIRLWHVNNLIKDSSS; this is encoded by the coding sequence ATGAAACCTTACCTCGGCTTCTGTCACCTATCCCAGGGTGATAATCTTTTTACACTCATCAGTGCAGCACTCTGCAATCATGCCAATGAGTTTGAGACCTTAATTTCTACAGAAATTGCCAAAAATGGCTATTGGTTACATTGGGTTAACGATGTTCATCCAGCCGACCAGTGGCTTTTAAAACACCCTGACGAATGGGGTGATGTACTGTTATGCAGTTTAAGCGAAGCCTGTCCCATCGTGCTGGGTCCTCTCGAGCCGCTGAACAACACGCCACAGCCAGGGGTCAATATTCTTGACATTGAACACCTGGAGCCAATCGAAGCGTTAGATAGTCAGCTAGGTGTCGATCCCAAAAAATATGTTCCTGATATTCTGCGTGATGCGTTGTTTGATCAGCCAACCCCTACCGATGCGGAACAACTTCATTATCAGCAAGCTGTACCCGTCATGAAAACCTATGCCTTGCTGGATGCTGCAAAAATGCCTTACCTGCTGCCCGATATTTTACAGTCCTCAGGCCTTCACTATGAGTCACTGTTTCAAGGCACTCTACAGGATGAGATTAGCCATCATGCCCCTTACCTGGTCGAGCTGGAGCAAGATCATCGATTGACACGGCAATTATTCACCGGTCCCCAAGGCATTCTTGGGCTATGGGAAAAGTCACTCGGTATCTTCATCCGGACACGCGCCGAGTTTTCAGCGCTACGGCATCATCTGCGCAAGTTTACCCGCTTACAAAATGCACAGGGTAAAGGGTACTTTTTTCGCTTTTGGGAAAAAACCAGCCTTCCGGCGTTAACCCATGGTCAACCCGCCGAGCTGGCCGAAGCGCTCCTTCAGGACACCAGTTATTTAGGGCAGTTTTGGCTTATCCCCCTTCCCGAAGACAACAAGGTTATTACCTGTAAACGGCATCCCGATCGTCATGGGCAGCCAACACGGCCAGCTAAAATAACTGAGGAAATCTTAGCGGCTTTCGATACGCATCTTGAACAGTTTCAAGACCAACTGATGATCGATAATGCGCTAAAACATTTTGCTAATAATGAATTAACGCCACCGGCACCGGATCAAGCGCACTTACTCAACTTGCTAGCATTTTTACGTACAGAAGGGTTTTCTGACAAAGAAAAGCGTCAAGAAGCCCTAGATCGCTATACGCATGCCTATTCACTCGGCCTTGCTGATCAAGCGCTGGCTATATTCAAAGAAAGCGCTCAGGGGCCAGCTATACGTCTTTGGCACGTGAATAACTTGATTAAGGATTCGAGCTCATGA
- a CDS encoding GNAT family N-acetyltransferase gives MIEHQPSQHRFVMTEAGVDAVLDYALRGNQIDFTHTYVPESLRGRGIAEQLVRAGLAWAREQDYQIEASCWYVDKFLKREAQHG, from the coding sequence GTGATTGAACATCAACCTTCACAACACCGCTTTGTCATGACTGAAGCCGGTGTTGATGCGGTTCTGGATTATGCTCTTCGTGGAAACCAGATAGATTTTACCCATACCTATGTACCGGAATCTCTGCGGGGCCGGGGTATAGCTGAACAGCTGGTGCGTGCCGGGTTGGCCTGGGCACGTGAGCAGGATTACCAGATTGAAGCCAGTTGCTGGTATGTGGATAAGTTTCTGAAACGGGAGGCACAGCATGGCTGA